In a genomic window of Gloeocapsopsis dulcis:
- a CDS encoding acyltransferase, producing the protein MASSTQHVWTRFSNSHTTDIQTIGSSLWSRFWMKFAWLGYFGRFATRLAAWTAPPYRQRRRLARYHPKGYISHSASIYHNNVQLGTNIFIGDRVTIYQDDGTGSVEVGNRVRIHQDVCIETGAGGSIKIGTDTGIQPRCQFSAYKAPIRIGHGVMIAPNCAFYPYDHGIAPNEPIKNQPLQTKGGITIDDDAWLGYGVIVLDGVHIGKGAVIGAGAVVTKDVPDGAIAVGSPARVINMRGNLVKNNVE; encoded by the coding sequence ATGGCTTCCTCAACTCAGCATGTTTGGACTCGTTTTTCCAACTCACACACAACTGACATCCAGACTATCGGCTCAAGCCTCTGGTCGCGCTTTTGGATGAAGTTTGCTTGGTTAGGCTATTTTGGGCGTTTTGCTACTCGCCTCGCGGCTTGGACTGCGCCACCATACAGACAACGCCGTCGTTTGGCTCGTTACCATCCCAAGGGCTACATCTCGCATAGTGCCAGTATTTATCATAATAATGTGCAACTGGGTACTAATATTTTCATTGGTGATCGCGTCACAATCTATCAGGACGATGGCACTGGTTCTGTAGAGGTAGGGAATCGCGTCCGCATCCATCAAGATGTTTGTATTGAGACTGGTGCTGGCGGTAGCATCAAGATTGGAACAGATACAGGTATTCAACCTCGCTGTCAGTTCTCCGCCTATAAAGCACCAATTCGCATTGGTCACGGTGTGATGATTGCACCAAACTGTGCCTTTTATCCCTACGATCATGGCATTGCACCTAACGAACCGATCAAAAATCAGCCGTTACAAACAAAAGGGGGCATCACGATTGATGATGATGCTTGGCTAGGCTACGGAGTCATTGTTTTAGATGGGGTTCATATTGGTAAAGGAGCCGTGATTGGTGCGGGTGCTGTTGTGACTAAAGATGTTCCAGATGGTGCGATCGCCGTTGGATCGCCTGCGCGTGTTATTAATATGCGCGGCAATCTCGTTAAAAACAATGTTGAATAA
- a CDS encoding KpsF/GutQ family sugar-phosphate isomerase → MQCIDNKTYVLQVVELLKLEAEAITKAANRLQSEQVEKAVEILANCRGKVVLAGVGKSGIVARKIAATLTSTGTLAVYLHPADALHGDLGIVTSDDVAMVLSNSGETDELVVMLPHLKARQVPIIALVGNLRSTLARNADVVMDAAVDKEACPFNLAPTTSTTVALSIGDALAMTLMQVKGLTPEGFAINHPAGRLGKRLTLRVRDLMHSGVENPTVSPQASWIEVLTTISKGGLGAVNVVDDLGHLLGIITDGDLRRLLQKAQHQELESFNAIAIMTANPVVVSPELLAFHALELMENRPSQISILPVVDGQQHCIGLIRLHDIVRCGI, encoded by the coding sequence ATGCAATGTATTGACAATAAAACTTATGTTTTACAAGTTGTAGAACTGCTCAAATTAGAAGCAGAGGCAATTACTAAAGCAGCAAATCGCTTGCAATCGGAGCAAGTTGAGAAAGCGGTTGAGATATTAGCAAATTGTCGGGGCAAAGTTGTATTAGCTGGTGTTGGTAAGTCAGGAATTGTTGCACGTAAAATTGCTGCGACTTTGACAAGTACTGGAACGCTGGCTGTCTATTTACATCCCGCTGATGCGCTACATGGCGATCTGGGAATTGTCACATCAGATGATGTTGCCATGGTTTTAAGTAACAGCGGCGAAACTGATGAACTTGTCGTCATGTTACCGCACCTCAAAGCTCGACAAGTGCCAATTATTGCTTTAGTAGGCAATCTGCGCTCTACCTTAGCTCGTAATGCTGACGTTGTGATGGATGCTGCGGTGGACAAAGAAGCTTGTCCCTTTAACCTTGCACCAACGACAAGTACAACTGTTGCCTTGTCTATCGGAGATGCGCTGGCAATGACTCTGATGCAAGTCAAAGGGTTAACGCCCGAAGGCTTTGCAATCAATCACCCAGCAGGACGCTTGGGTAAGCGCCTGACATTGCGAGTGCGAGACTTAATGCACAGTGGGGTAGAAAATCCCACTGTGTCGCCTCAAGCTTCTTGGATTGAGGTTTTAACGACAATTAGTAAAGGTGGTTTGGGTGCAGTTAATGTCGTTGACGATCTAGGTCACTTACTAGGGATTATTACAGATGGAGACTTGCGGCGCTTGCTGCAAAAAGCCCAACACCAAGAGTTAGAGTCCTTTAATGCGATCGCCATCATGACTGCGAATCCGGTTGTAGTTTCTCCAGAATTACTTGCCTTTCATGCTCTGGAATTGATGGAAAATCGACCATCACAAATTTCTATCCTACCTGTTGTAGATGGGCAACAGCATTGTATCGGTCTAATTCGACTGCACGATATTGTGCGGTGCGGAATTTAG
- the kdsB gene encoding 3-deoxy-manno-octulosonate cytidylyltransferase, producing the protein MEILAVIPARYDSQRFPGKPLVMIEDRPMVQWVYEAAKSCPAFSKVVVATDSKLVADCVREFGGAVEMTSSAHQTGTDRVAEVAQRYPQMQAIANVQGDQPFVTAQMLTQLVSPYLEGTPDMTTLACPLNQETDYLNPNAVKVLCDRHNRALYFSRSPIPYFRNQGSAPVFHHLGLYAFRRDFLADYAQLTPTPLEQCEGLEQLRVLEHGYSIIVCQTQKAVLEINTPGDLLQAKSLVTKSTV; encoded by the coding sequence ATGGAAATCTTGGCTGTCATTCCTGCACGTTACGACTCACAACGCTTTCCTGGTAAACCGCTAGTGATGATTGAAGATCGTCCGATGGTGCAATGGGTTTATGAAGCAGCTAAGAGTTGTCCGGCTTTTAGTAAAGTTGTCGTTGCGACAGACAGCAAACTGGTAGCAGATTGCGTGCGAGAATTTGGCGGTGCAGTAGAAATGACAAGCAGCGCTCATCAAACAGGTACAGATCGCGTTGCTGAAGTTGCTCAAAGATATCCGCAGATGCAAGCGATCGCCAATGTTCAAGGGGATCAACCTTTTGTAACGGCCCAAATGCTGACGCAGTTAGTTTCTCCTTATTTAGAAGGCACACCAGATATGACGACGTTAGCTTGCCCGTTAAATCAAGAAACAGACTACTTGAACCCGAATGCGGTAAAAGTGCTATGCGATCGCCACAATCGCGCACTTTATTTTTCGCGTTCTCCAATTCCCTACTTCCGCAATCAAGGTTCGGCTCCGGTGTTTCACCATCTGGGACTGTATGCTTTTCGGCGTGACTTTCTGGCTGATTATGCTCAGCTTACCCCGACACCATTAGAACAGTGTGAAGGTTTAGAACAATTGCGCGTTCTCGAACACGGATACTCAATTATTGTTTGCCAAACTCAAAAAGCTGTATTGGAGATCAATACTCCTGGAGATTTGCTGCAAGCGAAATCCCTGGTTACCAAAAGTACAGTTTAA
- a CDS encoding NAD(P)H-dependent oxidoreductase, with translation MIIVDNALQARAEAGNPIRVGMIGSGFMGRGIANQIINSVPGMELVAIANRNVTKAQLAYNEAGIENVQTVHSTTQLEEAICHNNYAITDDALLLCQAEGIDALIEVTGAIEFGARVVMEAIAHHKHVILMNAELDGTIGPILKVYADHAGVILSACDGDQPGVEMNLYRFVQSIGLKPLLCGNIKGLQDPYRNPTTQAGFAKRWGQNPTMVTSFADGTKISFEQAIVANATGMKVAQRGMLGYDFTGHVDEMTSIYDVDQLKELGGIVDYVVGAKPGPGVFVFATHDDPKQRHYLNLYKLGEGPLYSFYTPYHLCHFEVPLSVARAVLFGDRVLSPIAGPVVEVVTTAKIDLKAGETLDGIGEYMTYGQCENAPIVQAQRLLPMGLAEGCRLKRDLPKDAVLTYDDVELPQNRLCDQLRREQDAHFASRVPLAVG, from the coding sequence GTGATCATAGTAGACAACGCACTACAAGCAAGAGCCGAAGCAGGAAACCCAATAAGAGTAGGGATGATTGGTTCCGGATTCATGGGACGCGGGATTGCCAATCAAATCATCAACTCCGTGCCAGGGATGGAACTCGTGGCAATCGCCAATCGCAACGTCACTAAAGCACAACTTGCCTACAACGAAGCCGGAATTGAAAACGTCCAAACCGTCCACAGCACAACACAACTTGAAGAGGCAATTTGCCACAATAACTACGCCATCACCGACGACGCCTTGTTGTTATGTCAAGCCGAAGGCATCGATGCACTGATTGAAGTTACTGGTGCGATTGAATTTGGTGCGCGCGTCGTCATGGAAGCGATCGCGCACCATAAACACGTGATTTTGATGAACGCCGAACTCGATGGCACAATTGGACCAATCCTCAAGGTCTATGCAGACCACGCCGGAGTGATCTTAAGTGCGTGCGATGGCGACCAACCAGGTGTCGAGATGAACTTGTATCGCTTCGTCCAAAGCATCGGGTTAAAACCACTGTTGTGTGGCAACATCAAAGGATTGCAAGACCCCTACCGCAACCCGACAACGCAAGCTGGTTTTGCCAAACGCTGGGGACAAAACCCGACGATGGTGACAAGTTTTGCGGATGGTACGAAAATCTCGTTTGAACAAGCAATTGTTGCGAATGCAACAGGGATGAAGGTGGCACAGCGGGGAATGCTGGGCTATGACTTCACGGGTCATGTCGATGAGATGACTTCGATATATGATGTGGACCAACTCAAAGAATTAGGTGGGATTGTTGATTATGTTGTTGGTGCTAAACCTGGTCCTGGGGTGTTTGTGTTTGCGACGCATGATGACCCCAAACAACGCCATTATCTCAACTTGTACAAACTAGGCGAGGGTCCACTCTATAGCTTCTATACGCCGTATCATTTGTGTCATTTTGAAGTGCCACTGTCGGTGGCGCGGGCGGTGTTGTTTGGCGATCGCGTTTTGTCTCCGATTGCGGGTCCTGTCGTTGAGGTGGTGACTACTGCTAAGATTGACCTCAAAGCGGGTGAGACGCTGGATGGGATTGGCGAGTATATGACGTATGGTCAGTGTGAGAATGCGCCGATTGTCCAGGCACAACGACTGTTGCCTATGGGCTTGGCGGAAGGTTGTCGCTTGAAGCGTGATTTACCGAAAGATGCTGTGCTCACTTATGATGATGTTGAATTGCCTCAGAATCGTCTTTGCGATCAATTACGACGCGAACAAGATGCACACTTTGCTTCTCGTGTTCCTCTTGCTGTTGGTTAG
- a CDS encoding glycosyltransferase family 2 protein — MQLCTIERAKRKEMNSLLTIAIPTFNRTHLLDKQLAWLANSIRGFESDCEVIISDNCSTDETKEVIQKWQHAFAATQLRINRNRENIGAIKNIAYCINNATSKYVWTISDDDTIYAKTLADVLQVLRDNADLSLLILNFSNFNIKTNQQRFTRCFDIENDDVNPNGKG; from the coding sequence GTGCAGCTCTGTACCATTGAACGGGCAAAACGTAAAGAGATGAACAGTTTACTCACAATTGCTATCCCAACATTCAATCGCACACACTTATTAGATAAGCAGTTAGCCTGGCTAGCTAACTCTATTAGAGGCTTTGAATCTGACTGTGAAGTTATCATTTCAGATAACTGTTCGACCGATGAAACTAAAGAAGTTATTCAAAAGTGGCAACATGCTTTTGCTGCTACTCAACTTCGCATCAACCGCAATCGTGAAAATATTGGGGCAATAAAAAATATTGCTTACTGTATCAATAATGCGACTAGCAAATATGTTTGGACAATTAGCGATGACGATACAATTTATGCCAAAACTTTGGCTGACGTGCTACAAGTTTTGAGAGATAATGCAGACCTTTCTCTACTCATATTGAATTTCTCTAACTTTAATATCAAAACAAATCAACAGCGATTTACACGTTGTTTTGATATCGAAAATGATGATGTCAATCCTAACGGAAAAGGGTAG
- a CDS encoding 2OG-Fe(II) oxygenase codes for MRTLLSKVQASNVIAEPFPHIVIKDALDEELCAKLMAEYPSIDTLKQSRDNQLTTTSSNVRFHYIAEDIFNDDQISSTWKEFIQLHSSNLFFQQFIELFKDHILQLYPNFEQDYGSLESLTSGVRKIDTFENSDVLLDALICVNTPVTTRPTSVRAAHIDFSDKLFAGLFYLRDPKDNSTGGDLELYKFKNGKPQGFRSNALPDYAVEFCKKIKYERNVFVLFLNSVYAVHGVTTRSITDYPRYFVNLVGEVKKPLFDNSKYQEANHIKYWRKVKQLISTAK; via the coding sequence ATGAGAACCCTGTTATCCAAAGTGCAAGCTAGCAACGTTATTGCTGAACCATTTCCTCACATTGTTATTAAAGATGCTCTAGATGAAGAGCTATGCGCCAAGCTAATGGCAGAATATCCATCAATTGATACCTTAAAACAGAGTAGAGATAATCAACTAACAACAACTTCTAGTAATGTCAGGTTTCATTATATAGCAGAAGATATTTTCAACGATGATCAAATAAGTTCTACGTGGAAAGAGTTTATTCAACTTCACTCATCAAATCTATTTTTTCAGCAGTTTATTGAGCTGTTTAAAGATCATATTCTCCAGTTGTATCCTAATTTTGAGCAAGACTACGGTTCTCTTGAATCGCTTACTTCTGGAGTTAGAAAAATTGATACGTTTGAAAACTCAGACGTGCTATTGGATGCACTTATTTGTGTAAATACCCCTGTAACTACTCGTCCAACTTCAGTAAGAGCTGCGCATATTGATTTCTCCGATAAGCTATTTGCCGGTTTATTTTATCTACGCGATCCAAAAGATAATTCTACAGGAGGAGACTTAGAACTTTATAAATTCAAAAATGGTAAACCTCAGGGATTTAGAAGCAATGCTCTACCAGATTATGCTGTTGAATTTTGCAAAAAAATTAAGTACGAGCGTAATGTATTTGTGCTGTTCTTAAACTCAGTTTATGCAGTCCATGGGGTTACAACACGTTCAATAACAGATTATCCAAGATATTTTGTGAACTTGGTTGGAGAAGTGAAAAAACCTTTGTTTGATAACTCAAAATACCAAGAGGCTAATCACATTAAGTACTGGAGAAAAGTTAAACAGCTTATTAGTACAGCTAAGTAA